One window of Desulfarculus baarsii DSM 2075 genomic DNA carries:
- the dsrM gene encoding sulfate reduction electron transfer complex DsrMKJOP subunit DsrM, with amino-acid sequence MNVIISLLAVIVLGVIAYVGVEGAGLRVLFGVIIPYAAVLTFFVGMVYRVIDWAKSPVPFRIPTTAGQEKSMPWIKPQPIENPSTRGGAIVRMILEVALFRSLFRNMKLDFRQGPKVRYSSEKFLWLFAILFHYSFLVTLLRHLRFFTDPIPAWVVGLESIDSMFKVEVMTPVIEIGLPALLLSGLVLGGMATLLLVRRLWIPQVRYISLPADYFPLWLIIGIAITGILMRYVIRVDVVGIKELTMGLATLSPALPDGVSGWFFVHLFLVSVLFAYFPFSKLTHMAGVFLSPTRNLVNNSRAVRHVNPWMTEPVKYHTYAAYEDDFRELMVEAGLPVDKELEPEDESADDKGEKE; translated from the coding sequence ATGAACGTCATCATCTCTTTACTAGCGGTCATCGTCCTTGGCGTGATCGCATATGTGGGAGTTGAAGGAGCCGGCCTCCGCGTGCTTTTCGGCGTGATCATCCCATACGCCGCGGTGCTGACCTTCTTCGTCGGCATGGTCTACCGCGTCATAGACTGGGCCAAATCGCCGGTTCCCTTCCGCATCCCCACCACCGCCGGCCAGGAGAAATCCATGCCCTGGATCAAGCCCCAGCCCATCGAGAACCCCTCGACGCGGGGCGGGGCCATCGTGCGCATGATCCTGGAAGTGGCGCTTTTCCGCAGCCTGTTCCGCAACATGAAGCTGGACTTCCGCCAGGGGCCCAAGGTGCGCTACAGCTCGGAGAAATTCCTCTGGCTGTTCGCCATCCTGTTCCACTACAGCTTCCTGGTGACCTTGCTGCGCCACCTGCGCTTCTTCACCGACCCCATCCCGGCCTGGGTGGTGGGCCTGGAGAGCATCGACAGCATGTTCAAGGTCGAGGTGATGACGCCGGTGATCGAGATCGGCCTGCCGGCGCTGTTGCTTTCGGGCCTGGTGCTGGGCGGCATGGCCACGCTGCTTCTGGTGCGCCGCCTGTGGATCCCCCAGGTGCGCTACATCTCGCTGCCGGCCGACTACTTCCCGCTGTGGCTGATCATCGGCATCGCCATCACCGGCATCCTGATGCGCTACGTCATCCGCGTGGACGTGGTGGGCATCAAGGAGCTGACCATGGGCCTGGCCACCCTCAGCCCGGCCCTGCCCGATGGCGTCAGCGGCTGGTTCTTCGTGCACCTGTTCCTGGTCAGCGTGTTGTTCGCCTACTTCCCCTTCAGCAAACTCACGCACATGGCTGGCGTCTTCCTCAGCCCCACCAGGAACCTGGTCAACAACAGCCGCGCCGTGCGCCACGTCAACCCGTGGATGACCGAGCCCGTCAAGTATCACACCTATGCGGCTTACGAGGACGACTTCCGCGAGCTGATGGTCGAGGCGGGCCTCCCCGTCGATAAAGAACTCGAGCCCGAGGACGAGTCGGCCGACGACAAGGGGGAGAAGGAATAG
- a CDS encoding VOC family protein: MGRYNGVNHLAMATADIDKTIFFWRDLLEMPLVVGIADPGFQIYFFEISPTDMIGFFHWPQVRPLPEKDHGLPVEGPFAFDHLAIGLNERDDLWLLKDRLEAAGFWVSEVMDLGFIESVYSFDPNGVAIEFCWPKPGVDPRRAPTLVGRAPAAAALEGPLPQPGRWPAPPAPTPPQQRRSYPGEGRDLADQSKNLWRGK; encoded by the coding sequence ATGGGCCGCTACAACGGCGTAAACCACCTGGCCATGGCCACGGCCGACATCGACAAAACGATTTTTTTCTGGCGCGACCTGCTGGAGATGCCTCTGGTGGTCGGCATCGCCGATCCGGGTTTCCAGATTTATTTCTTCGAGATATCGCCAACCGACATGATCGGATTTTTCCACTGGCCCCAAGTGCGGCCGCTGCCCGAAAAGGACCACGGCCTGCCCGTGGAGGGGCCCTTCGCCTTCGATCACCTGGCCATCGGCCTCAATGAACGCGACGACCTCTGGCTGCTCAAGGACCGCCTGGAGGCCGCCGGCTTCTGGGTCTCGGAGGTGATGGATCTGGGCTTCATCGAGTCGGTCTATTCCTTCGACCCCAACGGCGTGGCCATCGAGTTCTGTTGGCCCAAGCCGGGCGTGGACCCGCGCCGCGCGCCGACCCTGGTCGGCCGGGCCCCGGCCGCCGCGGCCCTGGAAGGCCCCCTGCCCCAACCCGGCCGCTGGCCCGCGCCGCCAGCGCCCACGCCGCCCCAGCAGCGCCGCAGCTACCCCGGCGAGGGCCGCGATCTGGCCGACCAGAGCAAAAACCTCTGGCGCGGCAAATAG
- the dsrJ gene encoding sulfate reduction electron transfer complex DsrMKJOP subunit DsrJ, protein MLYDSKPIITGIVVFLVIFTYPLWSNVGSASQPPKPDAKPAVAMAAKLNLPATCVVDKEYMRTSHMVLLDQWREHVVRGEDRLFTTENADGQVVAQYKMSLTSNCMKCHSNKKEFCDSCHNYLAVTPYCWDCHLEPKEVK, encoded by the coding sequence ATGCTCTACGATTCCAAGCCGATCATCACCGGGATCGTCGTCTTCCTGGTGATCTTCACCTACCCGCTGTGGTCCAACGTGGGCAGCGCCTCCCAGCCGCCCAAGCCCGACGCCAAACCGGCCGTGGCCATGGCCGCCAAGCTCAATCTGCCCGCCACCTGCGTGGTCGACAAAGAGTACATGCGCACCTCGCACATGGTGCTGCTGGATCAGTGGCGCGAGCACGTGGTGCGCGGCGAGGACCGCCTCTTCACCACCGAAAACGCCGACGGCCAGGTGGTGGCCCAATACAAGATGAGCCTGACCAGCAACTGCATGAAGTGTCACAGCAACAAGAAGGAATTCTGCGATAGCTGCCACAACTATCTGGCCGTGACCCCTTATTGCTGGGACTGCCACCTTGAGCCCAAGGAGGTGAAGTGA
- a CDS encoding 2-hydroxyacyl-CoA dehydratase subunit D — protein MTASILPRRRYIQEQAAKGRRPVGVLPAQYPKEILWALDILPVEIWDPPLEVSSAGAHLQPYICSVVQGGLELILQGRADQMEAFLFPHTCDSIQNLATVVNDYIGLDRPCYFFYHPKAPYRPSSHEYYYGQINGLAQRLAPQFGPLDEAKLWSAVRQGAKVAELLRQLYMLRAQNNLRCSAVEFYELIRLGEYLHPDDFIPALEDFMAERSGPGPDGPAVVLSGVLPNPVALLSALDELGVRVGHDDLLACSRRMLAPPAHDPDPLRQLAKAYFGLPPCSTKNSPLGQRLEFLRVILDRSASRGVIFNLVKFCETELFDAPQLIEALKSQGVPTLFMETELNQGLSGQLATRVEAFVEMLG, from the coding sequence ATGACCGCCTCGATTTTGCCGCGCCGGCGATACATCCAAGAGCAAGCGGCCAAGGGCCGCCGCCCGGTGGGCGTCCTGCCGGCCCAATACCCCAAGGAAATCCTCTGGGCCCTGGACATCCTGCCCGTGGAGATCTGGGATCCGCCGCTGGAGGTTTCCTCGGCCGGGGCTCACTTGCAGCCTTACATCTGCTCGGTGGTGCAGGGCGGCCTGGAGCTGATCCTCCAGGGCCGGGCCGACCAGATGGAGGCCTTTCTCTTTCCGCACACCTGCGACAGCATCCAGAATCTGGCCACGGTGGTCAACGATTATATCGGCCTCGACCGGCCCTGCTACTTTTTCTACCACCCCAAGGCCCCCTACCGGCCTTCGTCCCACGAATACTATTACGGCCAGATCAATGGCCTGGCCCAACGCCTGGCGCCCCAGTTCGGCCCGTTGGACGAGGCCAAGCTCTGGAGCGCCGTGCGCCAGGGGGCCAAGGTCGCCGAACTATTGCGCCAGCTTTACATGCTGCGCGCCCAGAACAACCTGCGATGTTCGGCCGTCGAATTTTACGAGTTGATCCGCCTGGGCGAATACCTCCACCCCGATGATTTCATCCCGGCGCTGGAAGATTTCATGGCCGAGCGCTCCGGCCCTGGCCCCGACGGCCCGGCCGTGGTGCTCAGCGGCGTGCTGCCCAATCCCGTGGCCCTTTTGAGCGCCCTGGATGAGCTGGGCGTGCGCGTGGGCCACGACGACCTGCTGGCCTGCAGCCGGCGCATGCTGGCCCCGCCCGCCCACGACCCCGACCCCCTGCGCCAGCTCGCCAAGGCCTACTTCGGCCTGCCGCCGTGCAGCACCAAAAACTCGCCCCTCGGCCAGCGCCTGGAGTTTCTGCGTGTGATCCTCGACCGCAGCGCCAGCCGTGGCGTAATCTTCAACCTGGTCAAGTTCTGCGAAACCGAGCTTTTCGACGCGCCGCAACTGATCGAAGCCCTGAAAAGTCAAGGCGTGCCGACGCTTTTCATGGAAACCGAACTCAACCAGGGGCTCTCGGGCCAGTTGGCCACCCGCGTCGAGGCCTTCGTCGAAATGCTGGGCTAG
- a CDS encoding HAD family hydrolase, with product MALVVVLALALAGGAAWAGDELASWQGPARQVLLDYITAVTTPGGPDFIPPVERKAAFDVDGTLIAEKPVFLPLELSFQRLGQVCPKGGPAPEGMTDLCAAHARGDRLALERQYIAQALTKPFVGMSFDDYQAMARRLMDQGVNPANGKPYRRLIYPPMLELIELLHEKGFVVYLCSGSPNFFLRAISADYLGVDPDRCIGTTYQAVVHERGGRIAFSRGAKVESLNLELQKAVNLLQRLGGPPVLAFGNSDGDSQMLRYALSGRRRGLALLLVHDDPREFAYGHDGLVEALSAEGVVAVSMRQSFRQVETTDR from the coding sequence GTGGCGCTGGTCGTGGTCCTGGCCTTGGCGCTGGCCGGCGGAGCGGCCTGGGCCGGCGACGAACTGGCCTCGTGGCAAGGCCCGGCGCGCCAGGTTTTGCTCGACTACATCACCGCCGTGACCACGCCCGGCGGGCCCGATTTCATCCCGCCCGTCGAGCGCAAGGCCGCCTTTGACGTCGACGGCACGCTCATCGCCGAAAAGCCGGTTTTTCTGCCCCTGGAGCTTTCGTTCCAGCGCCTGGGCCAGGTCTGCCCCAAGGGCGGCCCCGCGCCAGAGGGCATGACCGATCTCTGCGCGGCCCACGCCCGGGGTGACCGCCTGGCTCTGGAGCGCCAATACATCGCCCAGGCCCTGACCAAGCCCTTTGTCGGCATGAGCTTCGACGACTACCAGGCCATGGCCCGACGGCTGATGGACCAGGGCGTCAACCCGGCCAACGGCAAGCCCTATCGCCGGCTGATCTATCCGCCGATGCTAGAGCTGATCGAGTTGTTGCACGAAAAAGGCTTCGTGGTCTATCTGTGTTCGGGCTCGCCCAATTTCTTTTTGCGGGCCATCAGCGCCGACTACCTGGGCGTGGACCCGGACCGCTGCATCGGCACGACCTATCAGGCCGTGGTCCACGAAAGGGGCGGCCGCATCGCCTTCAGCCGCGGCGCAAAGGTCGAGTCCCTCAACCTGGAGCTGCAAAAGGCCGTCAACCTCCTGCAACGCCTGGGCGGGCCGCCGGTGCTGGCCTTTGGCAACTCCGACGGCGACAGCCAGATGCTGCGCTACGCCCTGTCGGGCCGCCGGCGGGGCCTGGCCCTGCTGCTGGTCCACGACGACCCCCGCGAGTTCGCCTATGGCCATGACGGCTTGGTCGAGGCGCTGAGCGCCGAGGGCGTGGTGGCGGTGAGCATGCGCCAGAGCTTCCGCCAGGTGGAGACGACCGACCGCTGA
- the dsrP gene encoding sulfate reduction electron transfer complex DsrMKJOP subunit DsrP has protein sequence MLDLALKGSKRYWGWLVLLLVIIGAGFGAYVVQAIEGLTITGMSRDVSWGFYIAQLTFLVGVAASAVMLVLPYYLHHYKTFGRITILGEFLAIGAVTMCLLFVIVDLGKPERLMNVILHPTPNSVLFWDMVVLNVYLFLNLIIGWCTLECERKDVPPPAWVKPLIYLSIPWAVSIHTVTAFLYAGLPGRGFWLTAIMAPRFLVSAFAAGPAVLILLSMLVRKISKFDPGKEAIQTLSKIVTYCIILHLFFFGLECFTVFYSNMPSHMSHIIYLYFGYHGFNTMVPFMWTALLCGLTAIGMLIVPKWRQNEKLLAIACVLVFICTYIDKGMGMMAGGFVPNPLHEITEYLPTGLELTISAGVYALGILIVTVLYKVALTIKEERGE, from the coding sequence ATGCTTGATCTGGCACTGAAAGGAAGCAAGCGCTACTGGGGATGGCTGGTGCTTCTGCTGGTCATCATCGGCGCCGGCTTCGGAGCGTACGTGGTCCAGGCCATCGAGGGCCTGACGATCACCGGCATGAGCCGCGACGTGTCGTGGGGCTTCTATATCGCCCAGCTCACCTTCCTGGTCGGCGTGGCCGCCTCGGCGGTGATGCTGGTGCTGCCCTACTACCTGCACCACTACAAAACCTTTGGCCGCATCACCATCTTGGGCGAGTTTTTGGCCATCGGCGCGGTGACGATGTGCCTGCTCTTCGTCATCGTCGACCTGGGCAAGCCCGAGCGGCTGATGAACGTCATCCTGCACCCCACGCCCAACTCGGTGCTGTTCTGGGACATGGTGGTGCTAAACGTCTACCTGTTCCTCAACCTGATCATCGGCTGGTGCACCCTGGAGTGCGAGCGCAAGGACGTGCCGCCGCCCGCCTGGGTCAAGCCGCTGATATACCTGTCGATTCCCTGGGCCGTCTCCATCCACACCGTCACGGCCTTCCTCTATGCCGGCCTGCCCGGCCGCGGCTTCTGGCTGACGGCGATCATGGCCCCGCGCTTTCTGGTTTCGGCCTTTGCCGCCGGCCCGGCCGTGCTGATCCTGCTCTCCATGCTGGTGCGCAAGATCTCCAAGTTCGACCCCGGCAAGGAGGCCATCCAGACCCTGTCCAAGATCGTGACTTACTGCATCATCCTGCACCTGTTCTTCTTCGGGCTGGAGTGCTTCACGGTCTTCTACAGCAACATGCCCAGCCACATGAGCCACATTATCTATCTCTACTTCGGCTACCACGGCTTCAACACCATGGTGCCCTTCATGTGGACGGCCCTGCTCTGCGGCCTGACCGCCATCGGCATGCTCATCGTGCCCAAATGGCGGCAGAATGAAAAGCTCCTGGCCATCGCCTGCGTGCTGGTGTTCATCTGCACCTACATCGACAAGGGCATGGGCATGATGGCCGGCGGTTTCGTGCCCAACCCCCTGCACGAGATCACCGAATACCTGCCCACCGGCCTGGAGCTGACCATCAGCGCCGGCGTCTACGCCCTGGGCATCCTCATCGTCACCGTGCTCTACAAGGTGGCCCTGACCATCAAGGAAGAACGGGGCGAATAG
- a CDS encoding RsbRD N-terminal domain-containing protein, translating to MTLKELLAKKKKAIVAGWMDSVIETYPEETAQFLRKKSDRMLNPVGAAIETETERLFDLILEGIDPEKATKFLDNIIRIRAIQDFRPAQALAFVFALKHVVRQVLGSDLAKGGHADELWDLDKEIDRLALISFEIYMAVREQIYQLKAKEVHSNAFMLLRRSGLLVEQEGASADEGESD from the coding sequence ATGACTCTCAAGGAGCTTCTGGCCAAGAAAAAAAAGGCCATCGTCGCGGGGTGGATGGACAGCGTCATCGAGACCTACCCCGAGGAGACGGCCCAGTTTTTGCGCAAAAAGAGCGACCGCATGCTCAACCCGGTGGGCGCGGCCATCGAGACCGAAACCGAGCGCCTCTTCGATTTGATCCTCGAAGGCATCGATCCCGAAAAGGCGACGAAATTTTTGGATAACATCATTCGCATCCGGGCCATCCAGGATTTCCGTCCAGCCCAGGCCCTGGCCTTTGTCTTCGCGCTCAAGCACGTGGTGCGCCAGGTGTTGGGGAGCGATCTGGCCAAGGGCGGCCATGCCGACGAGCTATGGGATCTGGACAAGGAAATCGACCGGTTGGCCTTGATATCCTTCGAAATCTACATGGCGGTGCGCGAGCAAATCTATCAGTTGAAGGCCAAGGAGGTTCACTCCAACGCCTTCATGCTGCTACGACGCTCGGGCCTGCTGGTGGAGCAGGAGGGGGCCAGTGCGGATGAAGGCGAAAGTGATTGA
- the dsrO gene encoding sulfate reduction electron transfer complex DsrMKJOP subunit DsrO, with amino-acid sequence MSWDRRKFLKAAGVGALAGMGWQLLRPGALDAAELIGKYSPNPSQLAVKPGGNWGMAIDLTKLDDAARQAAAEACNIEHNVPHYVDAEGKASKQDIKWIWEAEFDQAFVETENPYAPSAVLHNKVLVLCNHCQNPPCVRVCPTQATFKREDGIVMMDMHRCIGCRFCMAACPYGSRSFNFKDPRAAYFNEKDPKTGQPRLQEVTSEYPTRTKGVVEKCTFCAERLAVGLQPACVAAAPGVMFFGDMSDAGSPVRAQLNKRFSIRRKPNLGTEPQVFYLI; translated from the coding sequence ATGTCCTGGGATAGAAGGAAATTCCTCAAGGCCGCTGGCGTGGGCGCGCTGGCGGGGATGGGCTGGCAGCTTCTGCGGCCCGGCGCGCTGGACGCCGCCGAGCTGATCGGCAAATACTCGCCCAATCCCTCGCAACTGGCCGTCAAGCCCGGCGGCAACTGGGGCATGGCCATCGACCTGACCAAACTCGACGACGCCGCCCGCCAGGCCGCCGCCGAGGCCTGCAACATCGAGCACAACGTGCCCCACTACGTCGACGCCGAGGGCAAGGCCAGCAAGCAGGACATCAAGTGGATCTGGGAGGCCGAGTTCGACCAGGCCTTCGTCGAGACCGAAAACCCCTACGCGCCCAGCGCCGTGCTGCACAACAAGGTGCTGGTGCTGTGCAACCACTGCCAGAACCCGCCCTGCGTGCGCGTCTGCCCGACCCAGGCCACCTTCAAGCGCGAAGACGGCATCGTCATGATGGACATGCACCGCTGCATCGGTTGCCGTTTCTGCATGGCCGCCTGCCCTTACGGCTCGCGTTCGTTCAACTTCAAAGACCCCCGCGCCGCCTACTTCAACGAAAAAGACCCCAAGACCGGCCAACCCCGGCTCCAGGAAGTCACTTCCGAATACCCCACCCGCACCAAGGGCGTGGTCGAGAAGTGCACCTTCTGCGCCGAGCGCCTGGCCGTGGGGCTCCAGCCGGCCTGCGTGGCCGCCGCTCCCGGCGTGATGTTCTTTGGCGACATGAGCGACGCCGGCTCGCCGGTGCGCGCCCAGTTGAACAAGCGCTTCAGCATTAGGCGTAAACCCAACCTGGGCACCGAGCCCCAGGTCTTTTATCTGATTTAG
- a CDS encoding bile acid:sodium symporter family protein produces MQAIINIVKDNLLVLAIIAGLILGWTAPGFGLLLKSWSAGPFLIALIFFCQGMAFKVGDAPRGGALIRLLIWGFIVAQALSPLLGWAVARVAPLSDQEAVGFMLICAMAPTLVSGAVLADRAGGDWPSALILAVGINLVAVLTIPLILRLMLGASVSIDVLGLLGELIGLVLIPAIAGHLLGRPRPALTARLTPTLKLIPVFGIATLIYISTSANNEHLTSMEPLRLLLLAAASLIVHLTLMVAAYFGARGPFGLAEKPARALAVVCSEKTLPVAVAVWSLTMAQSHPLALLAPLVFHPSQIIVDGFIAGWWARRPA; encoded by the coding sequence GTGCAAGCGATCATCAACATTGTCAAAGACAACCTGCTGGTGCTGGCGATCATCGCCGGCTTGATCCTGGGCTGGACCGCGCCGGGCTTTGGCTTGCTGCTCAAAAGCTGGAGCGCCGGACCTTTTCTCATCGCGCTGATCTTTTTCTGCCAGGGCATGGCCTTCAAGGTCGGCGACGCGCCCAGGGGCGGGGCGCTGATCCGGCTGCTGATCTGGGGCTTCATCGTGGCCCAGGCGCTCAGCCCGCTGCTGGGCTGGGCCGTGGCGCGGGTCGCGCCGCTGAGCGATCAGGAGGCCGTGGGCTTCATGCTCATCTGCGCCATGGCCCCCACGCTGGTTTCGGGGGCGGTGCTGGCCGATCGCGCGGGCGGCGACTGGCCCTCGGCGCTGATCTTGGCCGTGGGCATCAACCTGGTGGCGGTGCTGACCATCCCGCTGATCCTGCGCCTGATGCTCGGCGCTTCGGTGAGCATCGACGTGTTGGGCCTGCTGGGCGAATTGATCGGCCTGGTGCTGATCCCGGCGATAGCGGGCCATCTGCTGGGCCGGCCGCGGCCGGCCCTCACCGCGCGGCTGACGCCCACCCTGAAGCTCATCCCGGTGTTCGGCATCGCCACGCTGATCTACATTTCCACCTCGGCCAACAACGAGCACCTGACCAGCATGGAGCCGCTGCGCCTTTTGCTGCTGGCCGCGGCCTCGCTGATCGTCCACCTGACGCTGATGGTCGCGGCTTATTTTGGCGCGCGAGGGCCCTTTGGCCTGGCCGAAAAGCCGGCCCGGGCCCTGGCCGTGGTCTGTTCGGAAAAGACCCTGCCCGTGGCCGTGGCCGTCTGGTCGCTGACCATGGCCCAAAGCCACCCTCTGGCCCTGCTGGCCCCGTTGGTCTTCCACCCCAGCCAGATCATCGTCGACGGCTTCATCGCCGGCTGGTGGGCCAGGCGACCGGCCTAG
- the gpmA gene encoding 2,3-diphosphoglycerate-dependent phosphoglycerate mutase, translating to MPRLLLVRHGQSQWNLENRFTGWTDVDLSPLGEDEARQAGRLLQTGGYSFDVAFTSVLKRAVRTLWLIMERMDLYWVEQHAHWRLNERHYGALQGLNKQETTQRHGAEQVRLWRRSFDAPPPSLDGLDPRHPRFDRRYRGVETALLPGGESLKDTLGRVLPYWTRAIEPRLRMGQDVVVAAHGNSLRALVKHLDHVSDADIVNLEIPTGNPLVYRLAADLSVLDRAYLDQDRAQALP from the coding sequence ATGCCTCGACTGTTGCTGGTGCGACACGGCCAAAGCCAGTGGAACCTGGAAAACCGCTTCACCGGTTGGACCGACGTGGACCTTTCGCCCCTGGGCGAGGACGAGGCCCGGCAGGCCGGCCGCCTGTTGCAAACCGGCGGCTATTCCTTCGACGTGGCCTTCACCTCGGTGCTCAAGCGGGCGGTGCGCACGCTGTGGCTGATCATGGAGCGCATGGACCTTTATTGGGTCGAGCAGCACGCCCATTGGCGGCTCAACGAGCGCCATTACGGCGCCTTGCAGGGCCTCAACAAACAAGAGACCACCCAACGCCACGGCGCCGAGCAGGTGCGCCTGTGGCGGCGCTCTTTTGACGCGCCGCCGCCCAGCCTGGATGGCCTGGACCCGCGTCATCCGCGCTTCGATCGTCGCTATCGCGGCGTGGAGACGGCCCTGCTGCCCGGCGGCGAATCGCTCAAGGACACCCTGGGCCGCGTGCTGCCTTATTGGACCCGGGCCATCGAGCCGCGCCTGCGCATGGGCCAGGACGTCGTCGTCGCCGCCCACGGCAACAGCCTGCGCGCCCTGGTCAAGCACCTCGACCATGTGAGCGACGCCGATATCGTCAACCTGGAGATACCCACCGGCAACCCCCTGGTCTACCGCCTGGCCGCCGACCTGAGCGTCCTCGATCGGGCCTACCTGGATCAGGACCGCGCCCAGGCCTTGCCCTAG
- the dsrK gene encoding sulfate reduction electron transfer complex DsrMKJOP subunit DsrK, whose translation MATKLSADVLGNIDHKPPKQGWMDTKPEFLPGTYLYPVNPESLKAIGAPGAREWNPTESDWKLPADWQGTIKAGIKDRLNRFRSFKLFMDICVRCGACADKCHFFIGTGDPKNMPVLRAELLRSVYRQDFTALGKVFKKMAGGRPLTEEVIKEWFYYFFQCTECRRCSLFCPYGIDTAEITIIARELLNLIGCQIDWIGTPVANCNRTGNHLGLQPHTYKENVEYLLDDIEEYAGVRIEPSFNRKGAEILFVTPSGDVFAEPGIFTFMGYLMLFEHIGLDYTWSTYASEGGNFGFFTSHETMRKLNRKMYAEAERLGVKWILGGECGHMWRVVNQYMDTLNGPATFLEKPKSPITGTVFDNAASTKMVHITEFTADLIKNNKLKLDPSRNDHLKVTFHDSCNVARGMGMFEEPRYVLQNVCNNFYEMPPQTTREQTFCCGSGSGLNAGEYLEMRLRGGLPRANAVKAVHEEHGVNMLSCVCAIDRAVFPALMDFWVPGVAVAGVSELVANALVMDGENEREYNLRGEEIPTAGDDDAGEEE comes from the coding sequence ATGGCAACCAAACTTAGCGCAGACGTGCTGGGCAACATCGATCACAAGCCGCCCAAGCAGGGGTGGATGGACACCAAGCCCGAGTTCCTGCCCGGCACCTACCTTTATCCGGTCAACCCCGAGTCCTTGAAGGCCATCGGCGCGCCGGGCGCCCGCGAGTGGAACCCCACCGAATCCGACTGGAAGCTGCCCGCCGACTGGCAAGGCACGATCAAGGCCGGCATCAAGGACCGCCTCAATCGTTTCCGCAGCTTCAAGCTGTTCATGGACATCTGTGTGCGCTGTGGCGCCTGCGCCGACAAGTGCCACTTCTTCATCGGCACCGGCGACCCCAAGAACATGCCCGTGCTGCGGGCCGAGCTGCTGCGCTCGGTCTATCGCCAGGACTTCACGGCCCTGGGCAAGGTCTTCAAGAAGATGGCCGGCGGCCGCCCGCTGACCGAAGAGGTGATCAAGGAGTGGTTCTACTACTTCTTCCAGTGCACCGAGTGTCGTCGTTGCAGCCTGTTCTGCCCCTACGGCATCGACACCGCCGAGATCACCATCATCGCCCGCGAGCTATTGAACCTCATCGGCTGCCAGATCGACTGGATCGGCACGCCGGTGGCCAACTGCAACCGCACCGGCAACCACTTGGGCCTGCAACCCCACACCTATAAAGAAAACGTCGAGTATCTCCTGGACGACATCGAGGAGTACGCCGGCGTGCGCATCGAGCCCAGCTTCAACCGCAAGGGCGCCGAGATCCTCTTCGTCACGCCTTCGGGCGACGTCTTCGCCGAGCCGGGCATCTTCACCTTCATGGGCTACCTGATGCTCTTCGAGCACATCGGCCTGGACTACACCTGGAGCACCTACGCCTCCGAGGGCGGCAACTTCGGCTTCTTCACCAGCCACGAGACCATGCGCAAGCTCAACCGCAAGATGTACGCCGAGGCCGAGCGCCTGGGCGTCAAGTGGATCCTGGGCGGCGAGTGTGGCCACATGTGGCGCGTGGTCAACCAATACATGGACACCCTGAACGGCCCGGCCACCTTCCTCGAAAAACCCAAGAGCCCCATCACCGGCACGGTTTTCGATAACGCGGCCTCGACCAAGATGGTCCACATCACCGAGTTCACCGCCGACCTGATCAAAAACAACAAGCTCAAGCTCGACCCCAGCCGCAACGACCACCTCAAGGTGACCTTCCACGATTCGTGCAACGTCGCCCGCGGCATGGGCATGTTCGAGGAGCCCCGCTACGTCTTGCAGAACGTCTGCAACAACTTCTACGAGATGCCGCCCCAGACCACCCGCGAGCAGACCTTCTGCTGCGGCAGCGGTTCGGGCCTCAACGCCGGCGAATACCTCGAAATGCGCCTGCGCGGCGGCCTGCCCCGGGCCAACGCGGTCAAGGCGGTCCACGAGGAGCACGGCGTCAACATGCTCTCGTGCGTCTGCGCCATCGACCGCGCGGTCTTCCCGGCGCTGATGGACTTCTGGGTGCCCGGCGTGGCCGTGGCCGGCGTCAGCGAGCTGGTGGCCAACGCCTTGGTCATGGACGGCGAAAACGAACGCGAATACAACCTCCGCGGCGAGGAAATCCCCACCGCCGGGGACGACGACGCCGGAGAGGAGGAGTAA
- a CDS encoding PPC domain-containing DNA-binding protein, with protein sequence MTMLRMRVGPVYMGRLPHGCDLLAELTNICREHTIYHAQISAIGALSQWRVGYYDQQAHEYEFLTGNDHREIVSLLGNASLYEGAPMVHAHLGLANAEGHVLGGHLAEGCKVFACEYIIQKFFTEIPLQRVPDPETGLNLWGKP encoded by the coding sequence ATGACCATGCTGCGAATGCGGGTCGGCCCGGTCTACATGGGCCGGCTGCCCCACGGTTGCGACTTGTTGGCCGAGCTGACCAACATCTGCCGCGAGCACACCATCTATCACGCCCAGATCAGCGCCATCGGCGCGCTGAGCCAGTGGCGCGTGGGTTACTACGACCAGCAAGCCCACGAGTACGAGTTCCTGACCGGCAACGACCACCGCGAGATCGTTTCGCTCTTGGGCAACGCGTCGCTCTACGAGGGCGCGCCCATGGTCCACGCCCACCTGGGCCTGGCCAACGCCGAGGGCCACGTTTTGGGCGGGCATTTGGCCGAGGGCTGCAAGGTCTTTGCCTGCGAGTATATCATCCAGAAGTTTTTCACCGAGATCCCCCTGCAACGCGTGCCCGATCCCGAGACCGGCCTCAACCTGTGGGGCAAGCCCTGA